A region from the Aegilops tauschii subsp. strangulata cultivar AL8/78 chromosome 5, Aet v6.0, whole genome shotgun sequence genome encodes:
- the LOC109786928 gene encoding uncharacterized protein has protein sequence MMVTWILLGQVPFSLEDPDYKGLELDLIVLCEKHGKPSERLVAFEGTMTGGRFLACAEPEGQNCGFVQWVDEQWPPTMENALLKLWSMVEESKSARVNDNLQSALTIHQLTEEKNKLDADYDKLVKDVHQLVDFQQDRVVDFSYLQSAVTYQHQCRAELVAGMNAEMAKKDAAAQKLQQKYELLCNLTSAQATVIQNLKLKNMKEKELLSEARMNLELKNAEFTKFEEKLTQEKLELKLQVADLLKLKENHNEEKQMQEFKITELIKAEEKLKEKIKGIQAILQN, from the exons ATGATGGTAACTTGGATTTTGCTTGGGCAGGTGCCTTTCTCTCTTGAGGACCCGGATTACAAGGGTCTTGAGCTAGATCTGATAGTGTTGTGCGAGAAGCATGGGAAGCCATCAGAGAGGCTTGTTGCGTTTGAAGGAACAATGACTGGGGGAAGGTTCTTAGCATGTGCAGAGCCG GAAGGTCAGAATTGTGGGTTTGTTCAGTGGGTTGATGAGCAGTGGCCCCCAACAATGGAGAATGCATTGCTGAAGCTTTGGTCAATGGTTGAAGAGAGCAAGTCTGCTAGGGTGAATGATAATCTTCAAAGTGCTCTAACTATTCATCAGTTGACAGAAGAAAAGAACAAGCTGGATGCAGACTATGACAAGTTAGTGAAAGATGTGCATCAACTTGTGGACTTTCAGCAGGATAGGGTTGTGGATTTCAGTTATCTGCAGTCTGCTGTCACATATCAGCACCAATGCAGAGCTGAATTGGTGGCTGGTATGAATGCAGAAATGGCAAAGAAAGATGCAGCTGCACAGAAGCTTCAACAAAAGTATGAACTCCTGTGCAACCTGACAAGTGCTCAAGCAACTGTCATCCAAAACTtgaagttgaagaatatgaaagaGAAGGAATTGTTGAGTGAGGCTAGGATGAATTTGGAGTTGAAGAATGCAGAGTTCACAAAGTTTGAGGAGAAGCTCACCCAAGAGAAGCTAGAGTTGAAGCTCCAGGTTGCTGATCTGCTGAAGCTCAAGGAAAACCATAATGAAGAGAAGCAGATGCAAGAGTTTAAGATTACTGAGCTCATCAAGGCAGAGGAGAAGCTGAAGGAGAAGATCAAGGGGATCCAGGCCATCTTGCAGAACTGA
- the LOC141022165 gene encoding receptor-like protein 40 — translation MPLFTFFSLCLHLSIAAAAGNPPLPLNSTQESIMRDLSRYVGSAGWNTTVSNPCLWRGIGCSPSDSTSFSVVTDIDLSGCSMSNPTLFASLCSLDTLQSLDLSKNYFSDLTGHFSRCPMSAGLRVLNFSSNRLAGRLGDLSGFSRLEVLDLSFNSFTGTVTTQLSVMPRLRSLNLSSNHLVGVVPVSMASSLEELVLSGSFFSDSIPSILFSHSDLTLLDLSQNNITGDLSQNNLTGDVQDEGSSYSTRLHTQHDFNSLVYQARRRSLARQGAEA, via the coding sequence ATGCCGCTGTTcaccttcttctccttgtgcCTTCATCTgtccatcgccgccgccgccggcaaccCGCCCCTTCCTCTAAACAGCACGCAGGAGTCCATCATGAGGGATCTCTCGCGCTATGTGGGCTCGGCCGGGTGGAACACAACCGTCTCCAATCCATGCCTATGGAGAGGAATCGGTTGCTCTCCTTCTGACTCCACTTCCTTCTCGGTGGTGACCGACATCGATTTGTCCGGCTGCTCCATGTCCAACCCCACGCTCTTTGCGTCCTTATGCTCCCTCGACACCTTACAGTCCCTCGACCTCTCCAAGAATTACTTCTCCGATTTGACGGGCCATTTCTCTCGTTGCCCCATGAGCGCCGGGTTGCGGGTGCTGAATTTCAGCAGCAACCGCCTGGCCGGGCGTTTAGGCGATCTCTCCGGCTTCTCTCGGCTCGAGGTTCTTGATCTATCCTTCAATTCCTTCACTGGAACCGTGACCACCCAGTTGAGTGTTATGCCTAGGTTGAGGAGCCTAAACCTCAGCTCCAATCATTTGGTGGGTGTTGTCCCTGTAAGCATGGCTAGCTCTTTGGAGGAGTTGGTGTTGTCTGGTAGTTTTTTCAGTGATTCCATCCCAAGCATTCTGTTCAGTCATTCAGACCTCACGCTGTTGGACCTTAGTCAGAACAATATCACTGGTGACCTTAGTCAGAACAATCTCACTGGTGATGTCCAGGATGAGGGATCATCATATTCCACACGACTTCACACACAACACGACTTCAATTCGCTGGTCTATCAGGCAAGGCGCAGAAGCCTAGCCAGGCAAGGCGCAGAAGCCTAG